The Palaemon carinicauda isolate YSFRI2023 chromosome 7, ASM3689809v2, whole genome shotgun sequence DNA window tggattgatttcaattgtaagtacaaaaagcctgaattcgacaggtatatgtacagaagaattgccattgactttttatctttcttcgtggcatgGTCAGtgttatacaagtatcctgaaccaggggtCGAAACTAGGCCGGTCTTTGagtaattttgcctggggctctcatcccgaggtcattaagagaatccagactttaatgtattaatataaggaaacagacagcaaagaggtaattaggggtaccataggagatagaaaactatcagataagaagtAGTACtgccatgtcatgagaagagatgaacagtatattgggaggagagtgatggaaatggaggtacatggaACGAGAAGGTGACTTAGGAGAGGGACAGTGGAGACCAAAGCCAAGGTGGGTGGACAGTGGACTttatcaaggatgactttcgatcaaagagattaaccagtgatgaggtgtgggacagaggtaaatgaagaaactgaccagaaacatcgaccctgcGTAATCGTGAAGATGATAGGTAATTCAGAAAAAACGTTAGAAAATTAAGTATTTCATGGTATATAATACACCAAAAATAATAAACGATGTGCAAGTCAAACTGTTGTCATCTACCAGAGTACCCTAGTAGATGACACGCTGACACCTCATAGAAACTTTTTCATTGGATCTCGATATAGGTGAAAACTATGCAAAATAACCAAATTCTTGCAATTTAAAGCCATAATTTTTCATAAacactaaaaaaataatttttatcttccgatatttttattttgaattattcaaatACTTTTTAGTATCGGCCTATTCCATTTTCATGTGAAAATTGCCTATACCAAGAGCCTGGGCTTGGGGAAGGCCAGCTAATCTGATTTAAAGAAGCACATATCCCTAAACAATATATGTTTTCATTATAAAAGTTTCTGAGTCCGAACTGAATCTACTTATTTCAATGAGAAtcgaataaaaatagaaataaatgataggCCTGTTGGTGTTAATTAACGAGAAGAAAATAGACACGTTACTTTGAATGGAGAAAACCTTTCAGGAAACTGCAAATTAATTGTTTGTTGTCGCtcaacacttataataataatgcttctgTCTAAAAGTAGTTTTGTTACTTAATGTTTTCAACGCCTTTCTATTAAAAGCCATTTAGTAAGAGCTTATGTGAAGACTTCAGAAAAAAGGAGCCAAAATCCTTTCCCGAACAATAAGAGCAACTCGCTGAGATTATTACTTAGCTATTTCTTAGATATACTAAGAAGTTTAAGAATCTTCTTTGTATTAATGCCTCCTTTATCAGGTCCCGTCATCACTGCAGAAGTATTATGGTTAAAAGACTTCTCACTCATCAACTATTATCTCAAGTTGTGCTTCCGAAAACGCAATTGAAACCACGACTTTATTCATTATTAGTAAAAAGGGATTCCAACGACCTCTTCCAATCTCTTTGGGCTAATTATAGATAAAGTCGTGGTCACGAACGATCTCTACCAATCCGATAACAAAAAGTATTTGATCACTTATGAATAAAGTTATATTATAAATCGGAAGATGAAAATTATTCAATTACTGTGTATAAAATATTATGGTTTTGATTTGCAAAAATTTGATTCTTTTGCATGGTTGTTAATTGTATCTACATAACAGGAAATAGTTTTTATTGGATGTCAGTTGATTTTTGTCATAAATTTCAGCTCAATAACCTTCTGAATTCTGATGCGTCAGTGTTCGTTTAGACTCGGTGCTGACAACAACTCCTGTATTATGTAcatcgtaacctcccgaaattttcactgCAATTCCCGTAGAGTTAGTTCAACTACAATGTCCGTTGTTTATCTTGGTAAACGGGGATGGGACTCATATCCTGAAGACTCCAGACACTGTGAGGACTACTTTAATAGCTGGACTGTGACTTTGACCACTGTACAGCCTACCAACGGCGACGTACCTTCGTTTTTAACTACGTTGCCAAAGAAACTTCCCTCACATTCGACCCAGCTGTGTACAATCATCATGTCAGATGCAGATGTGAGGGGTGCAAGGAAGTATCTAAACATATTCTTGCATACTGTACTAACAAGAGAGCTACCAAGGAAGAGACTGCACCCTCTGCCAAGAAAAGAAAGACTAAGAAACTTTCATCAGCTCCAGAATCAGCCCCACCATCGCCATCAgagactccaaggactgagagcacagactggtccttgtctgtccctacaactccccagcaatcaggtgcaacagcagtcatcccttctaccaacgagcctgagtcctccaacgccatggagaccgaacaaggggcccactccacggactgcaactgcacagattgcctccaaactcttctgcaagaagccactgcaaTACAAGAAAACAtctcagctacacagccaaagaagcctctgccaaagtttcgactttcacaggcaaacctcgagctctcttatgcctctgttgctgccatggctgccaagcctggcatgacACTCACCGCAAGACCTAaaaggaaaggtgaccttatcatctatcccaaggacatcgagacagccagattccttcaagaagactccaccttaacactgctggatcctgcttttatcaggaagaaggcagtcattaccaggtatcctgtgacgatgcctatctccattgtaacctcgtgcagcaatattgactgtgctatTCGCTGCACAaacaaggatgacgttcctgttagacgcttaattgccacctttataggtccaatcccttccaaactggacttaagagtctggggtactttccccatcgaggattatacacctgagccccttcgatgctacagatgccaacgctttggacatcataaagaagaatgcagaggccccataaTCTgcgtatctgcagccagcgacatagcacagaagtgtgcaataaaggcccacaaagaaggacgacaaaccacatccaagtgcccccaattgttccaagccacaccatgcttggaataagcgctgcccagaaacGTCTCAATAGGATaccagctatgaagaatacatcctcttcaaaccaaaacaaaccagcttcgtCTCAACCACCTAAAGAAACAAAGAACTCCTCGTCAAAGAAGACCAAGTCAGCCACTCCttctcctgcatctacacctacaactgctcctaagaaggaccagcaacgacctgcaactgttcctaagaaggatcagcgccaacctgcaactgctccccaaagggaccagcaacaaccctcatcctcatccccttctcaaaccttgactcaagcaattgagtc harbors:
- the LOC137644535 gene encoding uncharacterized protein; translated protein: MSKDGNVTNVLLDCDFDHCTAYQRRRTFVFNYVAKETSLTFDPAVYNHHVRCRCEGCKEVSKHILAYCTNKRATKEETAPSAKKRKTKKLSSAPESAPPSPSETPRTESTDWSLSVPTTPQQSDCLQTLLQEATAIQENISATQPKKPLPKFRLSQANLELSYASVAAMAAKPGMTLTRHSTEVCNKGPQRRTTNHIQVPPIVPSHTMLGISAAQKRLNRIPAMKNTSSSNQNKPASSQPPKETKNSSSKKTKSATPSPASTPTTAPKKDQQRPATILTKVLSLSSTSTFQQLLQQFQSPTTEQR